From a single Apium graveolens cultivar Ventura chromosome 2, ASM990537v1, whole genome shotgun sequence genomic region:
- the LOC141707673 gene encoding peroxisome biogenesis protein 5-like has product MAMRELVSGGAACAEPGSSSSNPLGALANALIGSSSKTQERLQEVPTSTNRVSNGNIYEGGLEPALHGSEFDHPPHASSQGSVFLQGFRSSGQDAFANAWDEIQNPQMPLFQGRNNLIPPDQIQFQPHDGPPQRVLSNFLHSFVNSGHGGLPFHPTPLPALGLSKGEKQRIRDRSSIMARHLFADKNEDFVNAQVNALLSSLDIDTDVQARVTPPGRSQEMENVWNDSQSMQNGPRDADGWIAEYDQHRVQKGDPNVWAQSFEQLHGANGWASEFENEQSQIASFGQVRGASVPSLAAMEQTRVLAHTLAQNPDPKFKSSKFLQFVSKMSRGEITFEDNQVKSSGLPAPGDWATEYQQQFNGGQSWVDQFEREELFRGSAGWVNEFTTAREQQGPVDDQWVNEFSKLHVQDWADEFGRQVGEGILGDDSWADTYDEYLNEQTIVKQQSVTSKGVYVFSKLNPYVGHPNPFQEGQELFREGLLSEAVLALEAEVLKNPDNSEGWRFLGLAHAENDDDQQAIAAMMRAHEADPTNLEVLLALGVSHTNELEQAAALKYLYSWLRHHPKYGTVSSPELSDSLHHADVARYFSDAAKISPEDADLHAVLGVLYNLSREYDDAAESFVTALKLRPYDYSLWNKLGATQANSAQAADAILAYQHALDLKPNYVRAWANMGISYANQGMYEDSIRYYVRALAMNPKADNAWQYLRISLSCASRTDMMEACDSRNLEVLQKEFPL; this is encoded by the exons ATGGCGATGCGGGAGCTTGTTTCGGGTGGAGCAGCTTGCGCTGAACCGGGTTCGTCATCTTCCAATCCACTAGGTGCTCTCGCTAACGCACTTATTGGCTCTTCCTCTAAAACTCAG GAAAGGCTACAAGAGGTTCCTACATCAACCAATAGAGTTTCTAATGGAAATATATATGAGGGGGGTTTGGAGCCTGCTCTCCATGGCTCTGAATTTGATCATCCTCCTCATGCAAGTAGCCAG GGCTCAGTATTCCTTCAAGGCTTCCGATCTTCAGGTCAAGATGCGTTTGCTAATGCTTGGGACGAGATACAAAATCCTCAGATGCCATTATTCCAGGGTAGAAACAATCTAATTCCGCCTGATCAAATTCAATTTCAACCACATGATG GCCCACCTCAAAGAGTGCTATCAAATTTTTTGCACTCATTTGTCAACAGTGGGCATGGAGGTCTTCCTTTCCATCCTACCCCACTTCCTGCTCTTGGATTGTCTAAAGGTGAAAAACAACGCATTCGTGACCGGAGCAGTATCATGGCTCGGCACTTATTTGCTGACAAGAATGAGGACTTTGTTAATGCACAG GTAAATGCATTATTATCTTCTCTGGATATTGACACTGATGTACAAGCTAGGGTAACCCCTCCTGGAAGATCTCAAGAAATGGAGAATGTTTGGAATGACTCCCAAAGTATGCAAAATGGCCCCCGTGATGCTGATGGATGGATTGCTGAGTATGACCAGCACAGAGTACAAAAGGGTGACCCTAATGTTTGGGCACAGTCATTTGAGCAGCTGCATGGAGCTAATGGTTGGGCATCCGAGTTTGAAAAT GAGCAATCTCAAATTGCATCATTTGGCCAAGTGAGAGGTGCAAGTGTTCCTAGCTTAGCTGCCATGGAGCAGACTCGCGTATTGGCTCATACACTGGCTCAGAATCCAGACCCCAAGTTTAAG AGTTCCAAGTTCCTCCAGTTTGTGTCAAAAATGAGTCGCGGAGAAATCACATTTGAGGATAATCAAGTCAAGTCATCTGGGCTCCCTGCTCCTGGAGACTGGGCAACAGAATATCAACAACAGTTTAATGGAGGTCAATCATGGGTTGATCAGTTTGAACGGGAGGAG CTTTTTCGTGGATCTGCTGGGTGGGTGAATGAATTCACAACTGCACGCGAGCAACAGGGACCAGTGGATGACCAATGGGTTAATGAGTTTTCTAAGTTGCATGTTCAAGATTGGGCAGATGAATTTGGGCGTCAGGTTGGTGAAGGGATACTAGGGGATGATAGCTGGGCAGATACTTATGATGA GTACTTAAATGAACAAACCATTGTCAAGCAGCAGTCAGTAACTTCAAAAGGTGTCTATGTATTTTCTAAGTTGAATCCTTATGTTGGTCACCCCAATCCTTTTCAAGAAGGTCAGGAACTGTTCCGCGAGGGATTATTAAGTGAGGCAGTGCTAGCATTGGAGGCCGAAGTGCTTAAGAATCCTGATAATTCTGAAGGCTGGAGGTTTCTCGGGTTAGCCCATGCTGAGAATGATGATGATCAACAG GCTATTGCAGCTATGATGCGTGCACACGAAGCAGACCCAACTAATCTGGAAGTGCTTCTTGCTCTTGGTGTGAGCCATACAAATG AGTTGGAACAAGCAGCTGCATTGAAGTATTTATATAGTTGGCTGCGTCATCATCCAAAATATGGGACAGTTTCTTCTCCAGAACTATCTGATTCTCTGCATCATGCTGAT GTTGCTAGATATTTTAGTGATGCTGCTAAAATATCACCCGAAGATGCTGATTTACACGCGGTACTCGGTGTCTTATATAACTTATCTAGAGAATATGACGATGCAGCCGAGTCATTTGTAACAGCTTTGAAGCTCAGGCCATATGATTACTCTCTTTGGAACAAACTTGGAGCAACACAAGCAAATAGTGCTCAGGCTGCTGATGCAATATTAGCGTACCAACAT GCTCTAGATCTGAAGCCTAATTATGTTCGTGCATGGGCAAACATGGGTATTAGTTACGCCAACCAG GGCATGTACGAGGATTCAATTCGTTACTATGTGAGAGCGCTTGCAATGAATCCAAAAGCCGATAATGCTTGGCAGTATTTGAGAATCTCTCTAAG CTGTGCATCTAGAACTGACATGATGGAAGCTTGTGACTCTCGGAATCTTGAAGTTCTCCAGAAAGAGTTCCCATTGTGA